One Bacteroidota bacterium genomic window, GCCGCCGCCTGATGGTAAATGCCTGGAATGTAGCCCAGCTACCAGAAATGGCCCTGCCTCCCTGCCACGTGCTGTTCCAGTTTTATGTAGCAGGGGGCCGGCTTAGCTGCCAGCTGTACCAGCGCAGTGCAGATGTATTTCTGGGCGTACCCTTCAATATTGCCAGCTATGCCCTGCTAACCCACCTGGTGGCGCAGGTGTGTGGGCTGCAACCCGGCGAATTCATCCACACCTTTGGGGATGTGCACCTGTACCAAAACCACCAGGAGCAGGCCCGGCTACAGCTAGGCCGCACTCCCTACCCCCTGCCCCGGCTGGTGCTAAACCCCGGAATCCGGCAGATAGAGGACTTTCGGTACGAGGACATCCAGCTGCTGGACTATCAGCATCACCCGCACATCAAGGCTCCGGTAGCCGTATAGCACGTATGGCCAACCACCCGCCTGTTTCGATCATTGTAGCCGCTACCGAAAACCAGGTGATAGGCAAAGCGGGCGGTATGCCTTGGCATCTGCCCAATGACCTGCG contains:
- a CDS encoding thymidylate synthase, with the protein product MEAYHQLLAHILQAGIDKDDRTGTGTRSVFGYQMRFDLQAGFPLVTTKKIHWKSVVHELLWFIRGSSNIAYLKENGVSIWDEWADENGELGPVYGVQWRSWPGPAGAIDQLGQVIEQIRTNPNSRRLMVNAWNVAQLPEMALPPCHVLFQFYVAGGRLSCQLYQRSADVFLGVPFNIASYALLTHLVAQVCGLQPGEFIHTFGDVHLYQNHQEQARLQLGRTPYPLPRLVLNPGIRQIEDFRYEDIQLLDYQHHPHIKAPVAV